GAAAAAACCGGCAAGATCTTATCCAGTGTGGAAAGCCTCTTCGAAGAAGAAGAAAAAGGAGATCCTTCCTCAAAACAAATCCTGGAGGAAGGAATCGAGGCACTCGCCGAAACGATCCGAAATCTAATTCACCTATTCAATCCGGAATGTATCGTGCTTTCCGGAGGGATTGCCAAGTCTTATTCCAAGTTCGGAAAACGGCTTGAAAATCGAGTCGGAGAAATCATCTTTCCAATATTCAAAGACTATACAAGAATCCTGCCGGGCGGTTCCGTTACGGGAGCATTGGGAGCAGCGAGTCTCTGCTTGGACAATAAATTATGAGCGATCCGAACTGTTTATTTTGTAAAATCATCAAAAAAGAGATCCCAGCCAAAATAGAATTCGAAGACGAGAATCTATTAGCTTTTTATGATATAACTCCTCAGGCCCCCACTCACCTACTCGTCATTCCCAAAAAGCATATCGCATCCTTAGACAAGGCAGAATCTTCAGATAAGGCTCTTATCGGCGAGCTCCTATTAAGAGTCTCCGAGATAGCAAAGTCTTTAGGCTTAGACAAGGAAGGATTTAGAGTAGTGAATAACGCGGGAGCCTTGGGAGGACAAACTGTATTTCATTTGCATTTCCATCTCTTGGGCGGAAGACAAATGAAATGGCCTCCTGGTTGATCTTTACGGAGAATTGTTTTGAAAAAACTGATTTTAGGCTTCGCAATCAGCGCGCTTTCCTTAGGATTCTTATTCTGGAATCTGGATCTTTCCGGCTTTCAGACCATATTAGATAGATGGCAACCGATCTATCTTCTTCCTTTCTTTATCGCGATCATCTGGGGACTCTTGCTCTTTTCCTGGAGATGGTATCTATTATTACATAAGAAGGTATCCTTCAAGATCTCTCTTCTCTCCGCGTATATAGGAGTGGGAGCAAACCAATTCCTTCCCGCAAGAGGGGGAGATCTTTTTAGATTATATCTATGCCGGCAAGGAACGGATATAGGCTACGGAAGTTTAGTAAGCGGGATCTTTTTAGAAAAAGTATTAGATTTTTCTTTTATATTCTGCGCAGGCTTAGGTGCATTATCCGTATTAGGCGTCAACCAAACGGATACGAAAATCCTTTTTCCTTTGCTCGGGATCATCGGGATATTTTCCGCCCTTGCAATCGTAAGATTCTTTCATCCGAAATTGGTCCTACTCGGTGAATTCTTATTTTCTAAAATAGGAAAACGGGAATTCTTTCGGGACAAACTGGCTGCCCAGGTTACCGAACTCGGAAGTTTTTTAACATTTCGTAATATAAGCACCTACGGATTTTTGACCGGAGCGACCTGGCTATTCGGTTATGCAATCCATTATACATTGCTTCAATATTTGGTCGGGATCCACTTGAGTCCATTAGAGACGATCTTCATCATGTTTTGCGGAGCGGTAGGAGTCATGGTGCCTTCTGCTCCTTCCGGAGCCGGGGTCTATCATGCGTCCATTACCTCCGGCTTCGTTCTACTCGGAAGAGATAGCTCCGAAGGATTGGTGTATGCGACCACAGTGCACTTAGGCCAGATGATCTCACTCGGGATCCTAACCGCGATCTTGTATGTGTATTGGTCCTTTTCCGGACAAGAGAAGAAGATAGCTCCAAGAATGTAGGAACTGTTGAGGGTTATTGTGGGAACTAAAAATTCCCGCTTGCGAACATAAGGCTTTTCTGATATAGGGAAATAGGCTTCTCCCACTAGCCCGCCTCCGCCACCCAATTCGGGTGGGGGCCGCGCACAAGCGCCGGAACGGAAGTTCCGTTCCGGCTTAATTGGAGATTACTCTGGTTTGGTCAGTTTATCCAGATCTTCACAGCCTGGAATATTCAACTTTTTGCCTCTCGAATTTTTGAAAGGTTCACAGGTTGAAGATTCCAATCCTGAAATACAAGCTTCGAATGTGGAAACCATTTCAGGAGTCACTTGCTCCTTCTTCTCTAATCTCCGCTTCTTGGACTTTTCAAATTCCTCTTGGAAATGACTCACGCAATTCTCTTCCGATTGCATGAATGGAGGAATCATATTCCGATACTGAGCAGGGATCTTTTCCAACTCATCCTTTGTGCATTCGATCGTTTTAGAACAAATTGCTTTTTGAAAACGGGGAACTAACTCCGCGAGCTTTTCTTCAGGAGACTTAGAAGAGCAATAAGCAAACAAAAGTCCTGCGAGAAGGAACATTAGAATTTTTGTATATTTCATTGAAAACTCCATAAATAATTTTTTGAACAAGGCTAATTTGTGGGAGCTCCAACGAAAATCCTTTTTCATAGCCTTACTCAAATTAAACTAGTTTTCTCCGTTTTAATGGAGGATTTATCTTCTTTTTTGCGTCTGAAACGTTTCGAAATGATTTTTTTATTTCCAAATTTGACAAGGAAAGGTAGCTTCTGATCCCTCTGGTCCTATGGAAAAAACAAAGAATGGCAAGAATTCAAGAGTAGTAGTAACCGGAATAGGAGTCATACTCCCCAATACTTTCAGCACAGGGGATTTCTGGACGAATATTTCGGAAGGCAAATCCCAATTAGATTTCATTACTCGCTTTCCCACAGACAATTTTCCGATCAAAGTTGCGGGCGAAATGAATACCTTTGATTGGAGAAAGCATCTTCCCGATCTAAGTGACAAATACGCTAAGAATTATAATACGGAAACTCTCGCGCTTATGTCCGCGATGGAAGAAGCCAATAAGGATGCGGGTATCAAGAGAGGCGATCTGGAGCCAAGCAGAGTCGGATTCATAGATTCTTCTTCCAGAGCATCTCTTTCTTGGTGGGATTTTGCCTGGAGAAAGTATCTGGAGGAAAAGGATCATAACGTGTTCGACCGTTATTCGGTCCTTACATCTATGGCCTCCAATCCAACTAATCTAACGGCGATTAACGCGAATATCCAAGGATTCGTGACTACTGTTTCCGCTGCCTGCGTAGGCGGCCATCATGCAATCAGTCTTTGCTACCAAGCTATCCGAAAAGGAAGAGCCGAAGTCATGTATGCGGGTGGTCATGAGTTTCCCCTCTTACAACCTTTAATGCTGATGTATTCCGATCCGTTAAGCAGGGTTATGTCCTTAGAAAAAGATAATCCTAAGCGAGGAATTCGTCCCTACGATAAGACTAGAGATGGATTCCTATTGGGAGAAGGAGCAGTGGTCCTCGTTTTAGAAAGATTGGACCGAGCCTTGCAAAGAGGAGCAAGGATCTACTCCGAGATTTTAGGAACCTACAGCTATAATGAAGCGGATCACGCCATGAGAATGGACCTCACAGGCAAGAAGGCCGCAAACGGTTTAAAACATTTGATGAAGATCAGTAACCTTAGACTGGGAGATATTGACTATTTTTGCGGACATGGAACCGCAACCCACAATAACGATTTAGCGGAAAGTAGAGCTATCTCTCTTCTCTATGAAGGACGTCCTAAATTCCATTGGGGGCCTGTTGGCTCGATAAAACCGATTTTCGGTCATACCTTCGGAGCCGCGGGGATCATCAATGTAGCAGCGACCTCTCTTATGCTAAAGAATCAAATCCTTTGTCCTACCATTAATTTGGAAACTCCCGATCCTGAATGCGATCATGATCATATTGCGGAAGGCCAACGCAAAGCAAAAGTCCGACACGCAATCTCTATGGCATTTGCGATCGGAAGCCAATCTTCTTTTGTTAGCATGGCTGCACCGGAGTTCTGAGGATTAGAATGCAACTATCAAAACAGTATAATATTCTAAAGAGAACGGGAGTTGCCCTGCTCTACAAGGGTCCCTTTTCCGAGACTACGATATCCGCTTTAAACGAACTATTGAAAGAGAAACTCGAAGGAGAAAAGAAGAAGAATCGCATACTCACTGTATTCGTTGAAATGGCACAGAATGTGGCCCATTACTCTGTAGAAAGAGATGAGAAAAGCGGAATAGGCATCTTGGCACTTCGCAAGAAAGCTCATAACTGGGAATTGAATTGCGGGAATGCGATCGACTCTTCTCAAGGCGAATTCTTAAAGAAGAAGATAGAAGAGATCAAAAGTCTTTCAGAAGAAGAATTAAAACAAAAATATAACGAACAGATCCGTTCGGACCGACCTGAAAAAAGCAAAGGTGCCGGATTAGGATTCTACGAGATTACCCGTAAATCGGACCTTCCTTTGGTCAGCCAATTCGAAGAAGGCGAAGAAGGAGGAATTTTCTTTAGACTAACCGCAAGATTCCTTTTGGAGGAAGGAGAATAGTCTTATAATATTATAAAAATTTAAACCGATTCTACCTGTATAATAAGCACGGTATGATTGTCTCTGGTCAAATGTATATTCGCTTCTTCTGAAAGGATTCTACAAGTTTCTCTGAGATCGTGACTTTCTCTCAGTATTTTTTCCATCTGATCTATATTCAAAACTTCTGTAAGACCGTCGGTGCAGAGTAATAAAAAATCACCTTTCGATAATTTTCCGGAGTAATCGAAGATATCGGCTTCCATACTCTTGCTTCCACCACCGATACAACTCGTGAGAAGATGCCTTCCGTGACTCAGGCCCAATTCCTCACTGATATTATGATCTACAGTGACTTTTCTTAAACCGTCTTTGTCTAGATGATAGAGTCGGCTATCGCCTACATTAAAGATCCAAGACTTTCTCTTGCCGAGTAAACAACCCACCAGAGTCGTTCCCATCTTTGGCTTATGAATGGATTCACCGTAAGAGTTGACTTCATTATTGATCTTGCGGAGTAGATTCTTCCATCCGGTAGGAGGAAGTTCTTCGATAGGACGAATTGCCCTTTCCATCCAAGAAAGTTTTTCCAAGGCCACTCTACTTGCAACCTCTCCTGCCTCATGTCCACCTAAGCCATCCGCAAGAGCAAATAGACCGGCAACAGAATCCGTATCTAATGTCTGAACGGAATCCAATTCTCCATGAGTTTGACTACAAATGATCGTCTCTATCGCGAGAAGAGAGTCTTCATTGTGGGATCGAAAGTTTCCCTTATCCGTAATTGCGTAATACCGGAGTTTCATATTTTCTTGCCGGACAAACCGCGTCCACGGTTTCGAAACGAAATAACGTAAGAATGACCCATCGGAACATTCCTACAAGAAAAAAGAATAGATCGGGTCTGAAAGAAGATAACAGAATTTTGATAAAGAATCAATGCGTGAGATCCGGATTTTACTTTGCAGTATATCCGCCGTCTACGGGAAGCGCCACTCCAGTCACGAAAGAAGCCTCGTCGGAACATAACCAAACTGCTGCCTTGGCCACTTCTTCCGGTTCTGAGAGACGATTTACAGGATGCAAACGAGTGATCTTTTTTTCCGCGTCTTTCGGATCGGGAGAAGAATGAAACAGACCTTCTAACATTTCTGTGCGAATGAATCCGGGACAAACCGCGTTCACTCTTATCCTCTTCTCCGCGTATTCTAAGGCTGCTGATTTGGTTAATCCTACTACTCCGTGTTTGGCGGCTGTATAAGGAGCAACTTTCCAATCGGCTCCGACAAGACCAGCTATGGAGGAAATATTCACTATGGAACCTGCTCCCCTCTTTAGCAATAGCTCTATCTCGTATTTCATGCAAAGCCATGTACCTTTCAAATCCACTGCGAGGACCTTATCCCAAACTTTTTCAGGATAAAGATGCAGATCAGTAGACAAACCGCCTACTGCGGCATTGTTTACTGCGTAGTCCAATCCACCGAATTCGGACTCTGCCTTCAGGACAAAATCTTTTACCTGCGAATCGTTAGACACATCGCAAGGAAAGAATTTCGCTATTCCTCCGGATTTTGCGACTTCCTCTTCGACTTTTTTTCCTTCTTCTTCTCTTCGTCCGCAAAAAAGAACCTTGGCTCCTCTGGATGCGAATTCGAGAACAATGGATTTGCCGATGCCCGCGTTCCCTCCGGTGACTAAAGCGACCTTGTTTTTCATCGGATCTTTCTCGCCTCTCCGGTTCGTACTCTATTTAAGTATTTCTTTAAATGCGAATTGATGATCTCTAAATCATCCAACTCTTGAGAAGGATCCACGACGCCTAAGTCCGCTACCAAAATAAGAAGATAACGCAATTCTTCCAGATGGACTTTTGCCTTGAGTATGTTCTTGATCTTCTCGGAGCGGATCCTGGTTCCCCAGGCACCTGCAATTCTAACAGGCAAGAGAGAAGAGACCGATTTGATATGATCGATCAGGTTCGGCTCCACCTTCTCCTTCCAAGTATCGCAAAGCTCGTACAAGTGTAGAAGAAATACGTGAGCGAGTTTCCAAACTTCTAGTTTACGAAAACCTGATACGAATCCGTCCGGACCCAGAGTCCCGGAAGAACCTGCGCCGATCTCCGGGCTTGCTTGGGAAATGATCTTTCCACCTTCAAATTTCTTTCTGAATGCATCCGGAATTGGAACGACCTTTCTCTGAGAATAATCGAAGAACAAGACCCTTATCTTAACGACTGAGACCTTCTCCGATCTATTCTTCTTAGAAAGTCTGAAATAAAGATCGAAGGACTTTTCTCCCATATTATCCAAAGAGACATCGATGATTACTTTATCTTTATATAATAGTTCGCCTTGGTATTGAATGAAAGCATTCGCAAAAATGATACTGTTCCCATGAATATCGGTTACAGAGTATCCAAGGTATTGGAAGAATTGCAAATGAGCTTCCATCACAAGATCCAGAATACTGGCAAAGGACACATGTATGTCCAGGCTCAGATCTATCTTACGGATCGGGATCTCCGTAGAAAAATAATACCGAGAAGGAAACTCCGAGTCGGTGTTTTCGATCTGGGGTTTGGAATTCATGCGCTAAATTTTGTCCTGAAATTTTCCGGGATTTCCAAAGTCTTCTTCGAGATATAATCGAAGAAGACAAGAGTGATCTTTACGAATGCAACCTCTTCTCCGCTCTTTTTATTGGATGCTTTTACTAAGAGTTCGCAGGATTTCTTTCCAAGATTAGCAACCCCGACTGCGAATTCCAAAATGTCTCCGGCCTTTGCCTCTGACTTATATTCCGCTTCCATTTTAGGAATAATAATATTCGCTCCCGCAATATCTGCCTTGGACCAGGAATTGGATTCCAAGAATGCGTCAAAGGCCTCATTCACAAGGGGAATAATTGTCTCATACGTAACATGAGAAACGAATAATCCCCCTACTACGGTCGCGCTACGAGTATCAGATCCGCGAACGACTATGTCTGTCCGGAAGGAGAAGGACTGGCTTTCGGGGACCTGGGACATTACATTCCTTCTTTTAGGGAGAGATACTCTTAATATCGGAACCAGGAAATCCGATCTTAAAGGACTCGAGAGAAGAGAAGCCCCTATACTTTCCAAAATTTTAAACCTTGGAAATATTTTTTATACTTGAGTCCATAAAGAATACTGCAATATATTCGGGCGGGTAATTCGAAAGTCTTACTTTAAACGATGTTAGTTTCTTTGGGTAATTGACGATTCGCATGGATTTGCTCTGACAGTATTTTCCTTCGAATTTCGTATGAATCCGGCCTTTTTTCCGTCAAAAGACTAGTTCTAAAATCAAAGAATTCGGGGCAGTCTTGCAAATACGATAATGCCGCAGGAATCAGTACAGAGAGAGCCAACAAAGATTCTTTCCGACCCGGACTCCCTGATAAGGGAGTTTGTTCGCCCCGGTATGTACTTGCACTTGGCGACCACCATGTCCCGCCCGAATGCACTCATCTATTCTCTATGTCGTATCTTTCAAGGAGCTAAACCAGATTTTACGATCAGCGTTGCAGGGATTCATTCCAGTGCACATTGCTTAGCTCTCTCCGGCATTGTGAAAAAGATCATTACTGGTTTTGCTGGAGACAACTATCC
This genomic window from Leptospira semungkisensis contains:
- a CDS encoding histidine triad nucleotide-binding protein, whose translation is MSDPNCLFCKIIKKEIPAKIEFEDENLLAFYDITPQAPTHLLVIPKKHIASLDKAESSDKALIGELLLRVSEIAKSLGLDKEGFRVVNNAGALGGQTVFHLHFHLLGGRQMKWPPG
- a CDS encoding lysylphosphatidylglycerol synthase transmembrane domain-containing protein — protein: MKKLILGFAISALSLGFLFWNLDLSGFQTILDRWQPIYLLPFFIAIIWGLLLFSWRWYLLLHKKVSFKISLLSAYIGVGANQFLPARGGDLFRLYLCRQGTDIGYGSLVSGIFLEKVLDFSFIFCAGLGALSVLGVNQTDTKILFPLLGIIGIFSALAIVRFFHPKLVLLGEFLFSKIGKREFFRDKLAAQVTELGSFLTFRNISTYGFLTGATWLFGYAIHYTLLQYLVGIHLSPLETIFIMFCGAVGVMVPSAPSGAGVYHASITSGFVLLGRDSSEGLVYATTVHLGQMISLGILTAILYVYWSFSGQEKKIAPRM
- a CDS encoding LA_2478/LA_2722/LA_4182 family protein, yielding MKYTKILMFLLAGLLFAYCSSKSPEEKLAELVPRFQKAICSKTIECTKDELEKIPAQYRNMIPPFMQSEENCVSHFQEEFEKSKKRRLEKKEQVTPEMVSTFEACISGLESSTCEPFKNSRGKKLNIPGCEDLDKLTKPE
- a CDS encoding beta-ketoacyl-[acyl-carrier-protein] synthase family protein, which translates into the protein MEKTKNGKNSRVVVTGIGVILPNTFSTGDFWTNISEGKSQLDFITRFPTDNFPIKVAGEMNTFDWRKHLPDLSDKYAKNYNTETLALMSAMEEANKDAGIKRGDLEPSRVGFIDSSSRASLSWWDFAWRKYLEEKDHNVFDRYSVLTSMASNPTNLTAINANIQGFVTTVSAACVGGHHAISLCYQAIRKGRAEVMYAGGHEFPLLQPLMLMYSDPLSRVMSLEKDNPKRGIRPYDKTRDGFLLGEGAVVLVLERLDRALQRGARIYSEILGTYSYNEADHAMRMDLTGKKAANGLKHLMKISNLRLGDIDYFCGHGTATHNNDLAESRAISLLYEGRPKFHWGPVGSIKPIFGHTFGAAGIINVAATSLMLKNQILCPTINLETPDPECDHDHIAEGQRKAKVRHAISMAFAIGSQSSFVSMAAPEF
- a CDS encoding SiaB family protein kinase encodes the protein MQLSKQYNILKRTGVALLYKGPFSETTISALNELLKEKLEGEKKKNRILTVFVEMAQNVAHYSVERDEKSGIGILALRKKAHNWELNCGNAIDSSQGEFLKKKIEEIKSLSEEELKQKYNEQIRSDRPEKSKGAGLGFYEITRKSDLPLVSQFEEGEEGGIFFRLTARFLLEEGE
- a CDS encoding PP2C family protein-serine/threonine phosphatase, giving the protein MKLRYYAITDKGNFRSHNEDSLLAIETIICSQTHGELDSVQTLDTDSVAGLFALADGLGGHEAGEVASRVALEKLSWMERAIRPIEELPPTGWKNLLRKINNEVNSYGESIHKPKMGTTLVGCLLGKRKSWIFNVGDSRLYHLDKDGLRKVTVDHNISEELGLSHGRHLLTSCIGGGSKSMEADIFDYSGKLSKGDFLLLCTDGLTEVLNIDQMEKILRESHDLRETCRILSEEANIHLTRDNHTVLIIQVESV
- a CDS encoding glucose 1-dehydrogenase, giving the protein MKNKVALVTGGNAGIGKSIVLEFASRGAKVLFCGRREEEGKKVEEEVAKSGGIAKFFPCDVSNDSQVKDFVLKAESEFGGLDYAVNNAAVGGLSTDLHLYPEKVWDKVLAVDLKGTWLCMKYEIELLLKRGAGSIVNISSIAGLVGADWKVAPYTAAKHGVVGLTKSAALEYAEKRIRVNAVCPGFIRTEMLEGLFHSSPDPKDAEKKITRLHPVNRLSEPEEVAKAAVWLCSDEASFVTGVALPVDGGYTAK
- a CDS encoding four helix bundle protein; translated protein: MNSKPQIENTDSEFPSRYYFSTEIPIRKIDLSLDIHVSFASILDLVMEAHLQFFQYLGYSVTDIHGNSIIFANAFIQYQGELLYKDKVIIDVSLDNMGEKSFDLYFRLSKKNRSEKVSVVKIRVLFFDYSQRKVVPIPDAFRKKFEGGKIISQASPEIGAGSSGTLGPDGFVSGFRKLEVWKLAHVFLLHLYELCDTWKEKVEPNLIDHIKSVSSLLPVRIAGAWGTRIRSEKIKNILKAKVHLEELRYLLILVADLGVVDPSQELDDLEIINSHLKKYLNRVRTGEARKIR
- a CDS encoding acyl-CoA thioesterase; the protein is MSQVPESQSFSFRTDIVVRGSDTRSATVVGGLFVSHVTYETIIPLVNEAFDAFLESNSWSKADIAGANIIIPKMEAEYKSEAKAGDILEFAVGVANLGKKSCELLVKASNKKSGEEVAFVKITLVFFDYISKKTLEIPENFRTKFSA